In Coregonus clupeaformis isolate EN_2021a unplaced genomic scaffold, ASM2061545v1 scaf1614, whole genome shotgun sequence, the following proteins share a genomic window:
- the LOC123487295 gene encoding protein VAC14 homolog, producing FSNICFFTPTSADRSQVTLDLDGIVQVLDRHLHDSSTGMMTRIAVLKWLYHLYIKTPRKMFRHTDSLFPMLLKTLSDESDEVILKDLEVLAEIASSPAGQTDSSGSCDNSDSKLELQVPEGAKAGPQTVVGSKVGDSSPSTPSMNSYFYKFMINLLKRFSLERKLLENRGAFIIRQLCLLLHAENIFHSMADILLKEEDLKFASTMVQTLNTILLTSAELFQLRNQLKDLRTQESCALFCCLYRSWCHNPVATVSLCFLTQNYRHAYDLIQKFGDLEVTVDFLMEVDKLVQLIESPIFTYLRLQLLDVENNPYLIKALYGLLMLLPQSQAFQLLSHRLRCVPNPELMRTVDESKYIESKTVGTKRPAYAHMDYNDLLQHFDRVQSKHLEVRHQRSGRADHPDRKLVL from the exons TGCTGACCGGTCACAGGTGACCCTTGACCTTGATGGGATAGTTCAGGTGCTGGACCGCCACCTGCATGACTCCTCCACCGGTATGATGACCCGCATCGCCGTGCTCAAGTGGTTGTACCACCTCTACATCAAGACACCTCGCAAA ATGTTCCGGCACACAGACAGTTTGTTCCCCATGTTGCTGAAGACACTCTCTGATGAGTCTGATGAG GTCATTCTTAAAGACCTGGAGGTTCTGGCTGAGATTGCGTCATCCCCAGCTGGACAGACCGATTCCTCAGGCTCCTGTGATAATTCTGACAGCAAACTGGAGCTTCAGGTTCCTGAGGGGGCGAAGGCAGGCCCACAGACAGTCGTGG GTTCCAAAGTAGGCGACTCATCCCCCTCTACCCCCAGCATGAACTCCTACTTCTACAAGTTCATGATCAACCTGCTGAAGCGCTTCAGTTTGGAGAGAAAGctgctggagaacagaggagccttCATCATCAG GCAGCTGTGTCTTCTCCTGCATGCAGAGAACATATTCCACTCCATGGCAGACATCCTGTTGAAGGAGGAGGACCTGAAGTTTGCATCCACCATGGTGCAGACGCTCAACACCATCCTGCTCACCTCCGCAGAGCTCTTTCAGCTGCGCAACCAGCTCAAGGACCTGCGCACACAG GAGAGCTGTGCCCTGTTCTGCTGCCTGTACCGCTCCTGGTGTCACAACCCTGTGGCCACCGTGTCTCTCTGCTTCCTGACCCAGAACTACCGCCATGCCTACGACCTCATCCAGAAGTT CGGTGATTTGGAGGTGACTGTAGACTTCCTCATGGAAGTCGACAAGCTGGTACAGTTGATCGAAAGCCCCATCTTTACCT ACCTGCGTCTCCAGCTGCTGGATGTGGAGAACAACCCATACCTGATCAAGGCCCTGTACGGCCTGCTGATGCTGCTGCCCCAGAGCCAGGCCTTCCAGCTGCTCTCCCACCGCCTGCGCTGTGTGCCTAACCCAGAGCTCATGAGGACAGT GGATGAGTCGAAGTACATTGAGTCTAAGACTGTTGGCACCAAGCGTCCGGCCTACGCCCACATGGACTACAATGACCTGCTGCAGCACTTTGACCGGGTCCAGAGCAAACACCTGGAGGTGCGCCACCAGCGCTCGGGCC